A stretch of DNA from Microcoleus sp. FACHB-831:
GGCGATCGCCCGCTCTTTAAAACTAGCCGCAACAGATTCAAATAGTAAGTCAGCACTTGGACGGGAAAAATTCACCAATTCTGACTTGGACAGGGAGATGGTCTTGTCAGAGTTGACAAGTAAATGATTATTGGGAGGAGCGATGTATACTGTCCCCGGAAGCAATAAATCTCCTTCAACAGCCTGCTTAACCTCAAGAGAAGTTCGACGGCTTAATATCTCAGCTAGTTGACTGGCGTAGTTGGGGTCTAGGTGCTGTACGATAGCGATCGCTGCGGGAAAGTTTTTTGGCAAGGCAGACAAAAGTTCGGTTAAAGCCTTCAACCCTCCGGCAGATGTAGCGATCGCAACTAAGTTAATAGTCGCTTGAACGTTGGAAGTTAAGGAATTATCCTTTAACTTACCATTGCTCGTATGCCCATCAGCGCTAATATTGCTTGGCTGCCCTTGTTGGGTTTCCTGCCTTACATCGATGGTACCTTTCATCAGCAAATCCCGGATGATGGCGGCGTTCAGTTCGGCATCCTTTGCTTGGTCTTCATAACGCGCGGCTGACAAAATTTGCTGGCGATCGCGTGCCCTTTTCAACAGCCGATGCGACAGAGTCGCACGCTCCTCCAGCGCCCTAAAAGCATTCCACAATGCTGTTTCTAAGGCTTCAGATTGCTCTGCGAGCAGAGTATCTGCTGAATAGGCGTGACCAGTACGACAGCGGAAGCGGATCAGTTCTCCTTCACGCAGTTCCCAAAGTGCGCCCCCGCAGTCTGGACAGCCAAACCCTGAAGGCTTTCCAGGTCTTTTATCTTTATTTGCAGCAGCTATATCGAACTTTGCCATATCAACCTCCATTTGCATATCACCCGATGGGGGGTCTGCTTCTTCGCCGTCCACTGGCTCTTCAGTTAAGCTTATCAATCGCGAAGCGATCGCGGTTATGGGCAAAATACTATCTACATCTACATTTTCGATAGCGCTGGTTGGCATCCCCGTAAACATCGCCTCTGCGGGGTCCTGGACGATTGCTACTCCGCCTCGTTGTTTCACGGCTACGAGTCCGGCAGTTCCATCATCAAGAGCGCCGGATAAGACTACCCCAACCACTCGCCGCCCGTATACTCTAGCTGCCGAGCGAAACAGGGGATCGACTGCTGGGCGGTGGCTGTTCTCTCTGGCGCTTCGTGCTAGAGTAACGCATCCCTGTTTGACGAGCAGGTGGTAATCGGGTGGAGCGACGTAGATTTGCCCATTCTCAATCTTTGCCCCTTCTTGGGGGTGGCAAGCTCTCAAAGAGCCAGCGCGGGTAAGGATAATTGGGAGAACGCTCTTGCTGTGTGAGGGAATGTGGACAACTATAAATATTGCCGCAGGCAACTCGGCG
This window harbors:
- a CDS encoding chemotaxis protein CheB, producing the protein MPRHDIIVIGASAGGVEALINLVKNLPAELPAAIFIVVHIPSHSKSVLPIILTRAGSLRACHPQEGAKIENGQIYVAPPDYHLLVKQGCVTLARSARENSHRPAVDPLFRSAARVYGRRVVGVVLSGALDDGTAGLVAVKQRGGVAIVQDPAEAMFTGMPTSAIENVDVDSILPITAIASRLISLTEEPVDGEEADPPSGDMQMEVDMAKFDIAAANKDKRPGKPSGFGCPDCGGALWELREGELIRFRCRTGHAYSADTLLAEQSEALETALWNAFRALEERATLSHRLLKRARDRQQILSAARYEDQAKDAELNAAIIRDLLMKGTIDVRQETQQGQPSNISADGHTSNGKLKDNSLTSNVQATINLVAIATSAGGLKALTELLSALPKNFPAAIAIVQHLDPNYASQLAEILSRRTSLEVKQAVEGDLLLPGTVYIAPPNNHLLVNSDKTISLSKSELVNFSRPSADLLFESVAASFKERAIAVVLTGKGKDGASGLRAIKKMGGRAIAQDRASSEEFGMPQAAIDTDLVDAILPLNEIAAVLVSMASQK